The following proteins are co-located in the Mus caroli chromosome 7, CAROLI_EIJ_v1.1, whole genome shotgun sequence genome:
- the LOC110298883 gene encoding NACHT, LRR and PYD domains-containing protein 9A isoform X2 codes for MMDSSGYGLLQYLQKLSDEEFQKFKERLRKEPEKFNLKPISWTKIKNTSKEDLAMQLYTHYPGKAWDMVLSLFLQVNRKDLSTMAQIERRDKQTKYKEFMKNAFQHIWTTETNTYIPDRSYHEFIEVQYRALQDIFDCESEPVTVVVSGSRGGGKTTFLRKAMLDWASRNLLQNRFQYVFYFSVFSLNNITELSLAELISSTLPESSETVDDILSDPKRILFILDGFDYLKFDLELRTNLCNDWRKKLPTQIVLSSLLQKIMLPECSLLLELGNASLSNIIPLLQHPREIIMSGFSEQTIEIYCVSFFNTQTGVEIFENLKSIKPLFNLCCCPYLCWMICSTLKWQYERKEVANHFGRTLALLYTIFMVSAFKSTYARNPSKQNRARLRTLCTLAVEGMWKQVYVFDSDDLRRNGISESDKKVWLRMKFLQNQGSNIVFYHSTLQWYFAVLFYFLQQYKDAHHPVIGNIAQLLGEIYAHKQNQWFHTRILLFGMATEQVTSLLEPCFGCISTKEVRQEIIRYIKSLSQQECNEKLVVHPQNLFFCILDNQEERFVRQLMDLFEEMTVDISNVDDMSATQYCLHRASKVKNLHLHIQKRVFLEIHDPEYADLELFKLNQKCSFMTNFGDGLLFSTFLHLPHLKYMNLYGTNLSNDAVERLCSALKFSTCGVEELLLGKCDISSEACGIIATSLINSEVKHLSLVENPLKNKGVMSLCEMLKDPSCALESLMLSYCCLTFIACGHLYEALLSNERLSLLDLGSNFLEDTGVNLLCEALKVPNCTLKELWLPGCYLTSECCEEISAVLTCNRNLKTLKLGNNNIQDTGVKRLCEALCHPNCEMQCLGLDMCNFTSDCCEDLALVLTTCNTLKSLNLDWNAFDHSGLEMLCKALNHKACNLEVLGLDKSAFSEESQTLLQAVEKKNNNLNVLHFPWVEEEREKRGVRPVWNSKN; via the exons ATAAACAAACTAAATACAAAGAGTTTATGAAGAATGCATTTCAGCACATATGGACAACGGAGACCAACACTTATATACCTGATAGAAGCTACCACGAATTTATAGAAGTACAGTACAGAGCATTGCAGGACATATTTGATTGTGAGTCAGAGCCAGTCACTGTAGTTGTATCAGGTTCTAGAGGAGGAGGTAAAACTACTTTCTTAAGAAAAGCAATGTTGGATTGGGCATCAAGAAATTTACTGCAGAACCGATTTCAATATGTTTTCTACTTCTCCGTCTTCTCACTTAACAATATCACAGAGTTAAGCTTAGCTGAGCTTATCTCAAGTACGTTGCCTGAATCTTCAGAGACAGTGGATGATATTTTATCTGATCCAAAAAGAATCTTGTTTATCCTGGACGGATTTGATTACCTGAAATTTGACTTGGAACTCAGGACAAACTTGTGCAATGACTGGAGGAAGAAGCTGCCAACACAAATTGTCTTGAGTAGTTTGCTACAGAAAATAATGCTCCCAGAATGTTCTCTGCTCCTTGAATTGGGAAATGCAAGTCTTTCAAACATTATTCCTTTGCTGCAACATCCAAGGGAGATAATTATGTCAGGATTCTCTGAACAAACTATAGAAATCTACTGTGTGTCTTTCTTTAATACCCAGACAGGTGTAGAaatctttgagaatttaaaaagcattaaacCATTGTTCAATTTATGCTGCTGTCCTTATCTATGCTGGATGATCTGTAGTACTTTAAAGTGGCAGTATGAGAGGAAAGAGGTAGCAAATCATTTTGGTCGAACATTAGCACTCCTCTACACAATATTTATGGTTAGCGCATTTAAATCAACATATGCCAGGAATCCATCTAAACAGAACAGGGCCCGTTTAAGGACCCTATGCACCTTGGCTGTAGAGGGAATGTGGAAACAGGTATATGTATTTGACTCTGATGACCTCAGGAGGAATGGGATATCTGAATCAGATAAGAAAGtgtggctgagaatgaaatttcTCCAGAATCAAGGTAGCAACATTGTATTTTATCATTCTACACTACAGTGGTACTTTGCTGTGCTGTTCTATTTTCTCCAACAATACAAAGACGCACATCACCCAGTTATTGGAAACATAGCTCAACTTCTAGGAGAAATCTATGCTCATAAACAGAACCAATGGTTCCACACACGGATATTATTGTTTGGAATGGCCACTGAGCAAGTCACCTCCTTGCTTGAACCATGCTTTGGCTGTATATCAACCAAGGAGGTAAGACAGGAAATCATTAGATACATCAAAAGTCTCAGTCAACAAGAATGCAATGAAAAACTGGTGGTGCATCCCcagaatttgtttttctgtatactTGACAACCAGGAGGAAAGATTTGTAAGACAATTGATGGATCTATTTGAAGAAATGACTGTTGATATTAGTAATGTTGATGATATGTCAGCAACTCAATATTGTCTGCATAGAGCCTCAAAAGTGAAAAACCTTCACCTGCATATACAAAAGAGAGTTTTTTTAGAAATCCATGATCCAGAATATGCTGACTTAGAACTCTTTAAACTCAACCAAAA GTGTTCCTTCATGACTAACTTTGGAGACGGTTTATTATTTTCCACTTTTCTTCACCTACCTCACCTGAAATACATGAACCTGTATGGCACTAATCTCTCTAATGATGCAGTTGAGAGGCTGTGCTCAGCTCTGAAATTTTCAACATGTGGAGTGGAGGAGCTGTT GTTGGGAAAATGTGACATATCAAGTGAGGCTTGTGGCATAATTGCAACTTCCCTTATCAATTCCGAGGTGAAACATCTCTCATTGGTTGAAAATCCCTTGAAGAACAAAGGAGTGATGTCACTGTGTGAAATGCTGAAGGATCCAAGCTGTGCCCTGGAATCACTGAT GTTGTCTTACTGCTGTCTCACATTCATTGCCTGTGGACATCTCTATGAAGCTCTTTTGAGCAATGAACGCCTCTCTCTGCTTGATCTGGGGTCAAATTTCCTGGAAGACACTGGCGTGAACCTTCTGTGTGAAGCTTTGAAAGTTCCAAACTGTACCCTCAAGGAGTTATG GTTGCCTGGTTGCTATTTAACTTCAGAATGCTGTGAAGAGATCTCGGCTGTCCTGACTTGCAATAGAAATCTAAAGACCCTGAAACTTGGCAACAATAACATACAAGACACTGGTGTCAAACGGTTATGTGAAGCTCTGTGTCATCCTAACTGTGAAATGCAGTGTCTTGG GTTAGACATGTGTAACTTCACCAGTGACTGTTGTGAAGACCTGGCCTTGGTTCTTACCACCTGCAACACATTGAAGAGCTTAAACCTTGACTGGAATGCCTTTGACCATTCTGGGCTGGAGATGCTCTGTAAGGCCTTGAATCACAAAGCCTGTAACCTGGAGGTGCTTGG ACTGGACAAATCTgcattttctgaggaatcacagACATTACTGCAAgctgtggaaaagaaaaataacaatctGAATGTTTTGCATTTTCCCTGGGTTGAAGAGGAACGTGAAAAGAGGGGTGTTCGTCCGGTATGGAACAGCAAGAATTGA
- the LOC110298883 gene encoding NACHT, LRR and PYD domains-containing protein 9C isoform X3, whose amino-acid sequence MKNAFQHIWTTETNTYIPDRSYHEFIEVQYRALQDIFDCESEPVTVVVSGSRGGGKTTFLRKAMLDWASRNLLQNRFQYVFYFSVFSLNNITELSLAELISSTLPESSETVDDILSDPKRILFILDGFDYLKFDLELRTNLCNDWRKKLPTQIVLSSLLQKIMLPECSLLLELGNASLSNIIPLLQHPREIIMSGFSEQTIEIYCVSFFNTQTGVEIFENLKSIKPLFNLCCCPYLCWMICSTLKWQYERKEVANHFGRTLALLYTIFMVSAFKSTYARNPSKQNRARLRTLCTLAVEGMWKQVYVFDSDDLRRNGISESDKKVWLRMKFLQNQGSNIVFYHSTLQWYFAVLFYFLQQYKDAHHPVIGNIAQLLGEIYAHKQNQWFHTRILLFGMATEQVTSLLEPCFGCISTKEVRQEIIRYIKSLSQQECNEKLVVHPQNLFFCILDNQEERFVRQLMDLFEEMTVDISNVDDMSATQYCLHRASKVKNLHLHIQKRVFLEIHDPEYADLELFKLNQKLLVNHWTRLCTFLCNLHVLDLDSCHFNENAIEVLCNCLSPTSSVPLTGFKLHRLLCSFMTNFGDGLLFSTFLHLPHLKYMNLYGTNLSNDAVERLCSALKFSTCGVEELLLGKCDISSEACGIIATSLINSEVKHLSLVENPLKNKGVMSLCEMLKDPSCALESLMLSYCCLTFIACGHLYEALLSNERLSLLDLGSNFLEDTGVNLLCEALKVPNCTLKELWLPGCYLTSECCEEISAVLTCNRNLKTLKLGNNNIQDTGVKRLCEALCHPNCEMQCLGLDMCNFTSDCCEDLALVLTTCNTLKSLNLDWNAFDHSGLEMLCKALNHKACNLEVLGLDKSAFSEESQTLLQAVEKKNNNLNVLHFPWVEEEREKRGVRPVWNSKN is encoded by the exons ATGAAGAATGCATTTCAGCACATATGGACAACGGAGACCAACACTTATATACCTGATAGAAGCTACCACGAATTTATAGAAGTACAGTACAGAGCATTGCAGGACATATTTGATTGTGAGTCAGAGCCAGTCACTGTAGTTGTATCAGGTTCTAGAGGAGGAGGTAAAACTACTTTCTTAAGAAAAGCAATGTTGGATTGGGCATCAAGAAATTTACTGCAGAACCGATTTCAATATGTTTTCTACTTCTCCGTCTTCTCACTTAACAATATCACAGAGTTAAGCTTAGCTGAGCTTATCTCAAGTACGTTGCCTGAATCTTCAGAGACAGTGGATGATATTTTATCTGATCCAAAAAGAATCTTGTTTATCCTGGACGGATTTGATTACCTGAAATTTGACTTGGAACTCAGGACAAACTTGTGCAATGACTGGAGGAAGAAGCTGCCAACACAAATTGTCTTGAGTAGTTTGCTACAGAAAATAATGCTCCCAGAATGTTCTCTGCTCCTTGAATTGGGAAATGCAAGTCTTTCAAACATTATTCCTTTGCTGCAACATCCAAGGGAGATAATTATGTCAGGATTCTCTGAACAAACTATAGAAATCTACTGTGTGTCTTTCTTTAATACCCAGACAGGTGTAGAaatctttgagaatttaaaaagcattaaacCATTGTTCAATTTATGCTGCTGTCCTTATCTATGCTGGATGATCTGTAGTACTTTAAAGTGGCAGTATGAGAGGAAAGAGGTAGCAAATCATTTTGGTCGAACATTAGCACTCCTCTACACAATATTTATGGTTAGCGCATTTAAATCAACATATGCCAGGAATCCATCTAAACAGAACAGGGCCCGTTTAAGGACCCTATGCACCTTGGCTGTAGAGGGAATGTGGAAACAGGTATATGTATTTGACTCTGATGACCTCAGGAGGAATGGGATATCTGAATCAGATAAGAAAGtgtggctgagaatgaaatttcTCCAGAATCAAGGTAGCAACATTGTATTTTATCATTCTACACTACAGTGGTACTTTGCTGTGCTGTTCTATTTTCTCCAACAATACAAAGACGCACATCACCCAGTTATTGGAAACATAGCTCAACTTCTAGGAGAAATCTATGCTCATAAACAGAACCAATGGTTCCACACACGGATATTATTGTTTGGAATGGCCACTGAGCAAGTCACCTCCTTGCTTGAACCATGCTTTGGCTGTATATCAACCAAGGAGGTAAGACAGGAAATCATTAGATACATCAAAAGTCTCAGTCAACAAGAATGCAATGAAAAACTGGTGGTGCATCCCcagaatttgtttttctgtatactTGACAACCAGGAGGAAAGATTTGTAAGACAATTGATGGATCTATTTGAAGAAATGACTGTTGATATTAGTAATGTTGATGATATGTCAGCAACTCAATATTGTCTGCATAGAGCCTCAAAAGTGAAAAACCTTCACCTGCATATACAAAAGAGAGTTTTTTTAGAAATCCATGATCCAGAATATGCTGACTTAGAACTCTTTAAACTCAACCAAAA ACTTttagtcaaccattggactagGTTATGCACTTTTCTTTGTAACTTACATGTACTGGATCTGGACAGCTGTCATTTCAATGAAAATGCCATAGAGGTTCTCTGTAATTGTTTGTCTCCAACTTCTTCAGTACCTCTGACTGGTTTTAAGCTCCACAGATTGTT GTGTTCCTTCATGACTAACTTTGGAGACGGTTTATTATTTTCCACTTTTCTTCACCTACCTCACCTGAAATACATGAACCTGTATGGCACTAATCTCTCTAATGATGCAGTTGAGAGGCTGTGCTCAGCTCTGAAATTTTCAACATGTGGAGTGGAGGAGCTGTT GTTGGGAAAATGTGACATATCAAGTGAGGCTTGTGGCATAATTGCAACTTCCCTTATCAATTCCGAGGTGAAACATCTCTCATTGGTTGAAAATCCCTTGAAGAACAAAGGAGTGATGTCACTGTGTGAAATGCTGAAGGATCCAAGCTGTGCCCTGGAATCACTGAT GTTGTCTTACTGCTGTCTCACATTCATTGCCTGTGGACATCTCTATGAAGCTCTTTTGAGCAATGAACGCCTCTCTCTGCTTGATCTGGGGTCAAATTTCCTGGAAGACACTGGCGTGAACCTTCTGTGTGAAGCTTTGAAAGTTCCAAACTGTACCCTCAAGGAGTTATG GTTGCCTGGTTGCTATTTAACTTCAGAATGCTGTGAAGAGATCTCGGCTGTCCTGACTTGCAATAGAAATCTAAAGACCCTGAAACTTGGCAACAATAACATACAAGACACTGGTGTCAAACGGTTATGTGAAGCTCTGTGTCATCCTAACTGTGAAATGCAGTGTCTTGG GTTAGACATGTGTAACTTCACCAGTGACTGTTGTGAAGACCTGGCCTTGGTTCTTACCACCTGCAACACATTGAAGAGCTTAAACCTTGACTGGAATGCCTTTGACCATTCTGGGCTGGAGATGCTCTGTAAGGCCTTGAATCACAAAGCCTGTAACCTGGAGGTGCTTGG ACTGGACAAATCTgcattttctgaggaatcacagACATTACTGCAAgctgtggaaaagaaaaataacaatctGAATGTTTTGCATTTTCCCTGGGTTGAAGAGGAACGTGAAAAGAGGGGTGTTCGTCCGGTATGGAACAGCAAGAATTGA
- the LOC110298883 gene encoding NACHT, LRR and PYD domains-containing protein 9C isoform X1, whose amino-acid sequence MMDSSGYGLLQYLQKLSDEEFQKFKERLRKEPEKFNLKPISWTKIKNTSKEDLAMQLYTHYPGKAWDMVLSLFLQVNRKDLSTMAQIERRDKQTKYKEFMKNAFQHIWTTETNTYIPDRSYHEFIEVQYRALQDIFDCESEPVTVVVSGSRGGGKTTFLRKAMLDWASRNLLQNRFQYVFYFSVFSLNNITELSLAELISSTLPESSETVDDILSDPKRILFILDGFDYLKFDLELRTNLCNDWRKKLPTQIVLSSLLQKIMLPECSLLLELGNASLSNIIPLLQHPREIIMSGFSEQTIEIYCVSFFNTQTGVEIFENLKSIKPLFNLCCCPYLCWMICSTLKWQYERKEVANHFGRTLALLYTIFMVSAFKSTYARNPSKQNRARLRTLCTLAVEGMWKQVYVFDSDDLRRNGISESDKKVWLRMKFLQNQGSNIVFYHSTLQWYFAVLFYFLQQYKDAHHPVIGNIAQLLGEIYAHKQNQWFHTRILLFGMATEQVTSLLEPCFGCISTKEVRQEIIRYIKSLSQQECNEKLVVHPQNLFFCILDNQEERFVRQLMDLFEEMTVDISNVDDMSATQYCLHRASKVKNLHLHIQKRVFLEIHDPEYADLELFKLNQKLLVNHWTRLCTFLCNLHVLDLDSCHFNENAIEVLCNCLSPTSSVPLTGFKLHRLLCSFMTNFGDGLLFSTFLHLPHLKYMNLYGTNLSNDAVERLCSALKFSTCGVEELLLGKCDISSEACGIIATSLINSEVKHLSLVENPLKNKGVMSLCEMLKDPSCALESLMLSYCCLTFIACGHLYEALLSNERLSLLDLGSNFLEDTGVNLLCEALKVPNCTLKELWLPGCYLTSECCEEISAVLTCNRNLKTLKLGNNNIQDTGVKRLCEALCHPNCEMQCLGLDMCNFTSDCCEDLALVLTTCNTLKSLNLDWNAFDHSGLEMLCKALNHKACNLEVLGLDKSAFSEESQTLLQAVEKKNNNLNVLHFPWVEEEREKRGVRPVWNSKN is encoded by the exons ATAAACAAACTAAATACAAAGAGTTTATGAAGAATGCATTTCAGCACATATGGACAACGGAGACCAACACTTATATACCTGATAGAAGCTACCACGAATTTATAGAAGTACAGTACAGAGCATTGCAGGACATATTTGATTGTGAGTCAGAGCCAGTCACTGTAGTTGTATCAGGTTCTAGAGGAGGAGGTAAAACTACTTTCTTAAGAAAAGCAATGTTGGATTGGGCATCAAGAAATTTACTGCAGAACCGATTTCAATATGTTTTCTACTTCTCCGTCTTCTCACTTAACAATATCACAGAGTTAAGCTTAGCTGAGCTTATCTCAAGTACGTTGCCTGAATCTTCAGAGACAGTGGATGATATTTTATCTGATCCAAAAAGAATCTTGTTTATCCTGGACGGATTTGATTACCTGAAATTTGACTTGGAACTCAGGACAAACTTGTGCAATGACTGGAGGAAGAAGCTGCCAACACAAATTGTCTTGAGTAGTTTGCTACAGAAAATAATGCTCCCAGAATGTTCTCTGCTCCTTGAATTGGGAAATGCAAGTCTTTCAAACATTATTCCTTTGCTGCAACATCCAAGGGAGATAATTATGTCAGGATTCTCTGAACAAACTATAGAAATCTACTGTGTGTCTTTCTTTAATACCCAGACAGGTGTAGAaatctttgagaatttaaaaagcattaaacCATTGTTCAATTTATGCTGCTGTCCTTATCTATGCTGGATGATCTGTAGTACTTTAAAGTGGCAGTATGAGAGGAAAGAGGTAGCAAATCATTTTGGTCGAACATTAGCACTCCTCTACACAATATTTATGGTTAGCGCATTTAAATCAACATATGCCAGGAATCCATCTAAACAGAACAGGGCCCGTTTAAGGACCCTATGCACCTTGGCTGTAGAGGGAATGTGGAAACAGGTATATGTATTTGACTCTGATGACCTCAGGAGGAATGGGATATCTGAATCAGATAAGAAAGtgtggctgagaatgaaatttcTCCAGAATCAAGGTAGCAACATTGTATTTTATCATTCTACACTACAGTGGTACTTTGCTGTGCTGTTCTATTTTCTCCAACAATACAAAGACGCACATCACCCAGTTATTGGAAACATAGCTCAACTTCTAGGAGAAATCTATGCTCATAAACAGAACCAATGGTTCCACACACGGATATTATTGTTTGGAATGGCCACTGAGCAAGTCACCTCCTTGCTTGAACCATGCTTTGGCTGTATATCAACCAAGGAGGTAAGACAGGAAATCATTAGATACATCAAAAGTCTCAGTCAACAAGAATGCAATGAAAAACTGGTGGTGCATCCCcagaatttgtttttctgtatactTGACAACCAGGAGGAAAGATTTGTAAGACAATTGATGGATCTATTTGAAGAAATGACTGTTGATATTAGTAATGTTGATGATATGTCAGCAACTCAATATTGTCTGCATAGAGCCTCAAAAGTGAAAAACCTTCACCTGCATATACAAAAGAGAGTTTTTTTAGAAATCCATGATCCAGAATATGCTGACTTAGAACTCTTTAAACTCAACCAAAA ACTTttagtcaaccattggactagGTTATGCACTTTTCTTTGTAACTTACATGTACTGGATCTGGACAGCTGTCATTTCAATGAAAATGCCATAGAGGTTCTCTGTAATTGTTTGTCTCCAACTTCTTCAGTACCTCTGACTGGTTTTAAGCTCCACAGATTGTT GTGTTCCTTCATGACTAACTTTGGAGACGGTTTATTATTTTCCACTTTTCTTCACCTACCTCACCTGAAATACATGAACCTGTATGGCACTAATCTCTCTAATGATGCAGTTGAGAGGCTGTGCTCAGCTCTGAAATTTTCAACATGTGGAGTGGAGGAGCTGTT GTTGGGAAAATGTGACATATCAAGTGAGGCTTGTGGCATAATTGCAACTTCCCTTATCAATTCCGAGGTGAAACATCTCTCATTGGTTGAAAATCCCTTGAAGAACAAAGGAGTGATGTCACTGTGTGAAATGCTGAAGGATCCAAGCTGTGCCCTGGAATCACTGAT GTTGTCTTACTGCTGTCTCACATTCATTGCCTGTGGACATCTCTATGAAGCTCTTTTGAGCAATGAACGCCTCTCTCTGCTTGATCTGGGGTCAAATTTCCTGGAAGACACTGGCGTGAACCTTCTGTGTGAAGCTTTGAAAGTTCCAAACTGTACCCTCAAGGAGTTATG GTTGCCTGGTTGCTATTTAACTTCAGAATGCTGTGAAGAGATCTCGGCTGTCCTGACTTGCAATAGAAATCTAAAGACCCTGAAACTTGGCAACAATAACATACAAGACACTGGTGTCAAACGGTTATGTGAAGCTCTGTGTCATCCTAACTGTGAAATGCAGTGTCTTGG GTTAGACATGTGTAACTTCACCAGTGACTGTTGTGAAGACCTGGCCTTGGTTCTTACCACCTGCAACACATTGAAGAGCTTAAACCTTGACTGGAATGCCTTTGACCATTCTGGGCTGGAGATGCTCTGTAAGGCCTTGAATCACAAAGCCTGTAACCTGGAGGTGCTTGG ACTGGACAAATCTgcattttctgaggaatcacagACATTACTGCAAgctgtggaaaagaaaaataacaatctGAATGTTTTGCATTTTCCCTGGGTTGAAGAGGAACGTGAAAAGAGGGGTGTTCGTCCGGTATGGAACAGCAAGAATTGA